The following coding sequences are from one Macaca nemestrina isolate mMacNem1 chromosome 1, mMacNem.hap1, whole genome shotgun sequence window:
- the LOC105483082 gene encoding SH2 domain-containing protein 5 isoform X1, translating into MACGGHSVACLPRKQPFPLCPLQPPLLWSWKPGTPGAMQKAGAGGRRASDCGLAPHRPRCITKFAQYVGSFPVDDLDTQESVWLVQQQLWALKDCPRRRAVILKFNLQGLKIYSGEGEVLLMAHALRRILYSTWCPADCQFAFVARNPRSPASKLFCHLFVGSQPGEVQILHLLLCRSFQLAYLLQHPEERALPEPCPGPTGVVPLKSLSSSGGPPGGLVREPFGCDQLSQNVHALVSFRRLPAEGLVGSGKELPESEGRARHARLGNPYCSPTLVRKKAIRSKVIRSGAYRGCTYETQLQLSAREAFPTAWEAWPRGPGGHSCLVESEGSLTENIWAFAGISRPCALALLRRDVLGAFLLWPEPGASGQWCLSVHTQCGVVPHQVFRNHLGRYCLEHLPAEFPSLEALVENHAVTERSLFCPLDMGRLNPTYEEQDCGPPGRPPRTLRPLSHAKSEAELQGLG; encoded by the exons ATGGCCTGTGGGGGGCACTCTGTGGCTTGCCTGCCTCGAAAGCAGCCCTTCCCCCTCTGCCCTTTGCAGCCTCCCCTCCTGTGGAGCTGGAAGCCAGGCACCCCGGGGGCCATGCAGAAGGCGGGGGCTGGGGGCCGCAGGGCCTCTGACTGTGGGCTGGCCCCTCACCGGCCCAGGTGCATCACCAAGTTTGCCCAG TACGTGGGCTCCTTCCCTGTGGACGACCTGGACACCCAGGAGAGCGTGTGGCTGGTGCAGCAGCAGCTGTGGGCGCTGAAG GACTGTCCCCGACGCCGAGCCGTCATCCTGAAATTCAACCTTCAGGGTCTCAAGATCTACAGcggggagggtgag gtGCTTCTGATGGCGCATGCCCTGAGGCGCATCCTCTACTCCACCTGGTGCCCTGCCGACTGCCAGTTTGCCTTTGTGGCTCGAAACCCACGGAGCCCAGCCAGCAAACTCTTCTGCCACCTCTTTGTGGGCAGCCAGCCAGGAGAG gtcCAGATCCTGCACCTGCTCCTATGCCGCTCTTTCCAGCTGGCTTACCTCTTGCAGCACCCTGAGGAGCGGGCACTGCCAGAGCCCTGCCCAGGACCCACAGGGGTGGTGCCCCTAAAGTCACTGTCCAGCTCTGGGGGCCCCCCTGGGGGCCTGGTGCGGGAGCCCTTCGGCTGTGATCAACTCTCTCAGAACGTCCATGCATTGGTCTCCTTCCGGCGGCTGCCAGCAGAGGGGCTGGTGGGCAGTGGG AAGGAGCTGCCAGAGTCGGAAGGCCGCGCCCGCCATGCCCGCCTGGGGAATCCCTACTGCTCGCCCACGCTGGTGCGCAAGAAGGCCATTCGCAGCAAGGTGATCCGCTCGGGGGCCTACCGCGGCTGCACCTATGAGACCCAGCTGCAGCTGTCGGCTCGGGAGGCCT TTCCTACCGCATGGGAGGCATGGCCCCGGGGTCCTGGTGGCCACTCGTGCCTGGTGGAGAGCGAGGGCAGCCTGACGGAGAACATCTGGGCCTTCGCTGGCATCTCCAG GCCCTGTGCCCTGGCCCTGTTGCGGAGAGACGTGCTTGGGGCTTTCCTGCTGTGGCCTGAGCCGGGTGCCAGCGGCCAGTGGTGTCTGTCCGTGCACACGCAGTGCGGCGTGGTGCCCCACCAGGTCTTCCGGAATCACCTGGGCCGCTACTGCCTGGAG CACCTGCCGGCAGAGTTCCCCAGCCTGGAGGCTCTGGTGGAGAACCACGCGGTTACTGAACGCAGCCTCTTCTGTCCCCTCGACATGGGCCGCCTGAACCCCACCTACGAGGAGCAGGACTGTGGGCCCCCGGGCAGGCCGCCCCGGACTCTCCGGCCCCTCAGCCATGCCAAGTCCGAGGCAGAGCTGCAGGGCCTGGGCTAA
- the LOC105483082 gene encoding SH2 domain-containing protein 5 isoform X2, with amino-acid sequence MQKAGAGGRRASDCGLAPHRPRCITKFAQYVGSFPVDDLDTQESVWLVQQQLWALKDCPRRRAVILKFNLQGLKIYSGEGEVLLMAHALRRILYSTWCPADCQFAFVARNPRSPASKLFCHLFVGSQPGEVQILHLLLCRSFQLAYLLQHPEERALPEPCPGPTGVVPLKSLSSSGGPPGGLVREPFGCDQLSQNVHALVSFRRLPAEGLVGSGKELPESEGRARHARLGNPYCSPTLVRKKAIRSKVIRSGAYRGCTYETQLQLSAREAFPTAWEAWPRGPGGHSCLVESEGSLTENIWAFAGISRPCALALLRRDVLGAFLLWPEPGASGQWCLSVHTQCGVVPHQVFRNHLGRYCLEHLPAEFPSLEALVENHAVTERSLFCPLDMGRLNPTYEEQDCGPPGRPPRTLRPLSHAKSEAELQGLG; translated from the exons ATGCAGAAGGCGGGGGCTGGGGGCCGCAGGGCCTCTGACTGTGGGCTGGCCCCTCACCGGCCCAGGTGCATCACCAAGTTTGCCCAG TACGTGGGCTCCTTCCCTGTGGACGACCTGGACACCCAGGAGAGCGTGTGGCTGGTGCAGCAGCAGCTGTGGGCGCTGAAG GACTGTCCCCGACGCCGAGCCGTCATCCTGAAATTCAACCTTCAGGGTCTCAAGATCTACAGcggggagggtgag gtGCTTCTGATGGCGCATGCCCTGAGGCGCATCCTCTACTCCACCTGGTGCCCTGCCGACTGCCAGTTTGCCTTTGTGGCTCGAAACCCACGGAGCCCAGCCAGCAAACTCTTCTGCCACCTCTTTGTGGGCAGCCAGCCAGGAGAG gtcCAGATCCTGCACCTGCTCCTATGCCGCTCTTTCCAGCTGGCTTACCTCTTGCAGCACCCTGAGGAGCGGGCACTGCCAGAGCCCTGCCCAGGACCCACAGGGGTGGTGCCCCTAAAGTCACTGTCCAGCTCTGGGGGCCCCCCTGGGGGCCTGGTGCGGGAGCCCTTCGGCTGTGATCAACTCTCTCAGAACGTCCATGCATTGGTCTCCTTCCGGCGGCTGCCAGCAGAGGGGCTGGTGGGCAGTGGG AAGGAGCTGCCAGAGTCGGAAGGCCGCGCCCGCCATGCCCGCCTGGGGAATCCCTACTGCTCGCCCACGCTGGTGCGCAAGAAGGCCATTCGCAGCAAGGTGATCCGCTCGGGGGCCTACCGCGGCTGCACCTATGAGACCCAGCTGCAGCTGTCGGCTCGGGAGGCCT TTCCTACCGCATGGGAGGCATGGCCCCGGGGTCCTGGTGGCCACTCGTGCCTGGTGGAGAGCGAGGGCAGCCTGACGGAGAACATCTGGGCCTTCGCTGGCATCTCCAG GCCCTGTGCCCTGGCCCTGTTGCGGAGAGACGTGCTTGGGGCTTTCCTGCTGTGGCCTGAGCCGGGTGCCAGCGGCCAGTGGTGTCTGTCCGTGCACACGCAGTGCGGCGTGGTGCCCCACCAGGTCTTCCGGAATCACCTGGGCCGCTACTGCCTGGAG CACCTGCCGGCAGAGTTCCCCAGCCTGGAGGCTCTGGTGGAGAACCACGCGGTTACTGAACGCAGCCTCTTCTGTCCCCTCGACATGGGCCGCCTGAACCCCACCTACGAGGAGCAGGACTGTGGGCCCCCGGGCAGGCCGCCCCGGACTCTCCGGCCCCTCAGCCATGCCAAGTCCGAGGCAGAGCTGCAGGGCCTGGGCTAA
- the LOC105483082 gene encoding SH2 domain-containing protein 5 isoform X3, whose protein sequence is MAHALRRILYSTWCPADCQFAFVARNPRSPASKLFCHLFVGSQPGEVQILHLLLCRSFQLAYLLQHPEERALPEPCPGPTGVVPLKSLSSSGGPPGGLVREPFGCDQLSQNVHALVSFRRLPAEGLVGSGKELPESEGRARHARLGNPYCSPTLVRKKAIRSKVIRSGAYRGCTYETQLQLSAREAFPTAWEAWPRGPGGHSCLVESEGSLTENIWAFAGISRPCALALLRRDVLGAFLLWPEPGASGQWCLSVHTQCGVVPHQVFRNHLGRYCLEHLPAEFPSLEALVENHAVTERSLFCPLDMGRLNPTYEEQDCGPPGRPPRTLRPLSHAKSEAELQGLG, encoded by the exons ATGGCGCATGCCCTGAGGCGCATCCTCTACTCCACCTGGTGCCCTGCCGACTGCCAGTTTGCCTTTGTGGCTCGAAACCCACGGAGCCCAGCCAGCAAACTCTTCTGCCACCTCTTTGTGGGCAGCCAGCCAGGAGAG gtcCAGATCCTGCACCTGCTCCTATGCCGCTCTTTCCAGCTGGCTTACCTCTTGCAGCACCCTGAGGAGCGGGCACTGCCAGAGCCCTGCCCAGGACCCACAGGGGTGGTGCCCCTAAAGTCACTGTCCAGCTCTGGGGGCCCCCCTGGGGGCCTGGTGCGGGAGCCCTTCGGCTGTGATCAACTCTCTCAGAACGTCCATGCATTGGTCTCCTTCCGGCGGCTGCCAGCAGAGGGGCTGGTGGGCAGTGGG AAGGAGCTGCCAGAGTCGGAAGGCCGCGCCCGCCATGCCCGCCTGGGGAATCCCTACTGCTCGCCCACGCTGGTGCGCAAGAAGGCCATTCGCAGCAAGGTGATCCGCTCGGGGGCCTACCGCGGCTGCACCTATGAGACCCAGCTGCAGCTGTCGGCTCGGGAGGCCT TTCCTACCGCATGGGAGGCATGGCCCCGGGGTCCTGGTGGCCACTCGTGCCTGGTGGAGAGCGAGGGCAGCCTGACGGAGAACATCTGGGCCTTCGCTGGCATCTCCAG GCCCTGTGCCCTGGCCCTGTTGCGGAGAGACGTGCTTGGGGCTTTCCTGCTGTGGCCTGAGCCGGGTGCCAGCGGCCAGTGGTGTCTGTCCGTGCACACGCAGTGCGGCGTGGTGCCCCACCAGGTCTTCCGGAATCACCTGGGCCGCTACTGCCTGGAG CACCTGCCGGCAGAGTTCCCCAGCCTGGAGGCTCTGGTGGAGAACCACGCGGTTACTGAACGCAGCCTCTTCTGTCCCCTCGACATGGGCCGCCTGAACCCCACCTACGAGGAGCAGGACTGTGGGCCCCCGGGCAGGCCGCCCCGGACTCTCCGGCCCCTCAGCCATGCCAAGTCCGAGGCAGAGCTGCAGGGCCTGGGCTAA